In Novipirellula artificiosorum, the genomic window ATGTTGGTGAGCAGGACGACTTGTCCAGCACGAACCCGGAGAAAACCATGCAACTCAGCAACCAGTTGCATCAATGGCTTGCCTCCGTTGGCGCTCAGATGCCAACTCCAAACTCTGCTGACGCTGCTGATCGCCCACGCATAAACTCAAAGCGGAGTGCCAACGGGAATCCGTAAACGGAACCGACCCGTGCGTTGAAGAAGGACAACCGCATCCCCGATCCGGTTGTCCAAGCATCGCTTCAACGTGGAACCGAGTGCTCGGCCTACCGTGGCTCCGCTTTTGGTACCCAGCGATCATAGATTTGGGCGCTCTCCTCTGACCAATACGGCGAAGAATCCCATAGCGGAACCGTTGTCAACGATGACTCCCAATCCGCCAATTCTTGGAACAAACTGCCCAGGGTTTCCGCATCTTGGCCAGCCAGATCTTTCGATTCCGCAAGGTCCGTGGCTGGCTGAAACAGCTGAGCGGGACGATGTGAGGGTCGCATGAGTTTGTTCGCCCCCTTTAACACCGCCGCCTGCCCTTGCAGGCGCCAGAACAACCGCCTCGACGCCTCCGGTTGTTCAGCGTCCAACAACGGCAACAAGTCGATACCGTCGTAGTCGCCATATTCTTTGCTCGCTCTGCCGTGATTCTTGCGATCTTGATGCGATAGTGTTTCTTGAAGCGGCAACGGTTTTGCGTCAGCAGCACTCATGAACGTTGGCAGCAAATCTAGGCTAGAAACCACACCGCGGTACCTCGATTTCGCCGGAAGACGAGAGGGCCAACTGTAGAGGGTCGGCACTCGCACCCCTCCTTCACGCAGCGAACCCTTGGCGCCCGAAAGTGGCCCATTCCAACTGCCGTTGCTAGTCGCACCGCCATTGTCACTCAGAAAAACAACCAGAGTCTTTTCTCGCAGCGAATGCTGATCCAAATACTCGATCACTCTCCCCACGCCACGGTCCAACGCATAGACCATCGCCGCATAAGTGCGTCGGCGCGGGTCCTTGATGTGCTCGAAGACCGCCAGGTCGGCCTCCGTCGCCTGCATCGGTGTGTGGGGTGCGTTATAGGAAAGATAGAGAAACCAAGGTTGCTCCGCAGCGTTCGCCTCACGCGACTGCAGCCATTGCAAAGCTTCGTCGGTGAAGAAATCCGTCAAATAGGGACTTGAGAACTCATTCAGCGGCTCTCCGTTTCGCTCCAACTGATTCTTGCCTGGCTCAGGAAAATAGCCATGGCCACCACCGAGCATGCCACAAAAATGATCAAAGCCTCGCCGATTCGGATGAAAGGGCTGCCCCGTACCCTGATGCCACTTCCCAACCAAACAAGTCGCGTAGCCTGCTGCACCAAGGTGATCACCGAGAGTGTGTTCGTTTCCCGGCAAACCAAGCAGTTCCGGCCGCGTGGCGTACCCCGCATCGGCTTTGTTCAAGTTCCCTTCGTAGCCGAACCGGCGAGGATCACGCCCCGTCAACAATCCAGCCCGCGAAGGAGAGCAGACGGCACTCGCAACATAGGCTTGTTCACATAGCACTCCCGAACTGGCAAGCGCATCGAGATGCGGCGTAAGCAGCAACTCGCTCCCCATACAACCAAGGTCTCCGTAGCCCATGTCGTCTGCAAGGATCAACAACAAATTGGGACGCCGCTCCGCAGCCGCTAGCGGGGGAGCTATCCAACCCTGGATTCCGAAAGCAACGAAGACAACACAAAGCAGCACAAGACGCCATCGCCGCACTGCATCCTCCACGGTGAAGCTTGAAAAGGGATTGGCCGACTGCCCTGGCACTGCAGCCGCAATCGCTCGCGGAAAACGACCGACCCAATGTCGGCCTCGAACAAGAATGAGAGAGAAAAATGCCATAGTTCAACTATTAAGAATGCAGGTTGTGAGGAAAAAATCGGCTCTCCCACGGAATGGGTGGGTAGCTGTTTCCATCTTCATGCCGATCCCCCGGTTTTTTAAGACAGTTCAGGGCAGAAAGAGTATGTTCCGCGTCATGCTATCTCGATGTCCAAAAAGAAACCCCGGAAAAACGCGCTCGTTCGACCCTTTCCCAGCGAGAAACGGTTCCCTTCCTGACCCAGTTATCCCTCGGCAGGTTGCTCCGCAGCAGAGCCTGCCTTCGTTTGACTGGGCAAAGCTGAGTATAACGGAGAAGTGACATCCAATGCGCCCTATCCTCCATCGGCTTTCTTTTTGCCCTGTGATGCCTAAGAAAACCGCCAGCCTGGATACGATCACCCACCCATTCCGTGGGAGGGCTAAAAAATCTAAGCGTTACCGATGAACCGTGCTGTTTCTATACCGTCCCGCTCCCCAATATTTGAATGTCGTCGAGAAATCGCCGATCTGGATAACGCCACTTTCGAGCGGAAACGTTGCAAATACAAGCACGGAGCGCAAGCTTCGTGCTTGTAGGAAGAGGAAAGTGACGCCGTCAAGCTGGCGCGGCGTGGCGCCCCTCACGTGAGCCGCGGTCGCGTTGAAGATGGCAAACAACTGCCTTACAATTGCATCCGTCAGGTTTTCGAGAATCAACCAACTGCAAAGCGTTGCCATGAAATCAAGAATTGCATCCATTCTCGTGGCAGGGGTCTGCGTTGTTTTGGGTTCCTGTTCTAGGCCAGCGACGCCAACCGCTCGATCCAAGGAAGGGGCAACTCATGGGAGCGCGGACGCGGTGCGTGTTGCCGTAGTTACGGGCGGACACTCGTTTGACGTGCCGGAGTTCTACAAGCTTTTTCGCGAACTGCCGGGCGTGGATGCGTATCCACAGCACCTGGAACATTTCGCATCGAGCTCCGAGGCGGTTCGTGACGCCTACGACGCGGTGGTCTTCTACGGCATGGAGCGAGGTGAGGCTCCGGAGGTCGGCGCTCACTACGCCGGGGACGCCAAGGCAGCTCTCGAGCAGATCGTTGAACGCGGACAGGGGATCGTGATCCTGCATCATGCGGTGCTGGCGTGGGAAAAGTGGGATTTCTGGGATCAAGTGATTGGCCATGATGAGCGCAACTTCCGATGGAAGCCGGAACTTGACCTACGAGTTGAAGTGGCTGACAAAGACCATCCTGTGACCCAGGGGACCACGGATTTTGACACGATTGACGAGGGCTACGTGCTGCACGGCGAGCATGATGGCCAAAGCAGGATTCTGCTGACGGCGGAACACAA contains:
- a CDS encoding sulfatase-like hydrolase/transferase, encoding MAFFSLILVRGRHWVGRFPRAIAAAVPGQSANPFSSFTVEDAVRRWRLVLLCVVFVAFGIQGWIAPPLAAAERRPNLLLILADDMGYGDLGCMGSELLLTPHLDALASSGVLCEQAYVASAVCSPSRAGLLTGRDPRRFGYEGNLNKADAGYATRPELLGLPGNEHTLGDHLGAAGYATCLVGKWHQGTGQPFHPNRRGFDHFCGMLGGGHGYFPEPGKNQLERNGEPLNEFSSPYLTDFFTDEALQWLQSREANAAEQPWFLYLSYNAPHTPMQATEADLAVFEHIKDPRRRTYAAMVYALDRGVGRVIEYLDQHSLREKTLVVFLSDNGGATSNGSWNGPLSGAKGSLREGGVRVPTLYSWPSRLPAKSRYRGVVSSLDLLPTFMSAADAKPLPLQETLSHQDRKNHGRASKEYGDYDGIDLLPLLDAEQPEASRRLFWRLQGQAAVLKGANKLMRPSHRPAQLFQPATDLAESKDLAGQDAETLGSLFQELADWESSLTTVPLWDSSPYWSEESAQIYDRWVPKAEPR
- a CDS encoding ThuA domain-containing protein codes for the protein MRVAVVTGGHSFDVPEFYKLFRELPGVDAYPQHLEHFASSSEAVRDAYDAVVFYGMERGEAPEVGAHYAGDAKAALEQIVERGQGIVILHHAVLAWEKWDFWDQVIGHDERNFRWKPELDLRVEVADKDHPVTQGTTDFDTIDEGYVLHGEHDGQSRILLTAEHKDIMKEVAWAREVGKCRVFVLTLGDNPEAWSNSGFCDVLERGILWTARGD